DNA sequence from the Leptospirillum ferrooxidans C2-3 genome:
ATTTCTTACTGGAATCACGAACCCCCTTTCAGACTCATACCATATTGGATGAGGCTCTATTATGACTCTTCTATGTGGACTATGCATAATGAATTCTTAGGGAGTTTCGTTGTCTTTGGTCTTGCTCTTTGGATCTTAAATTTTAATTCTAGAAAAAAAGAACTCAGAGTTATTATCTTATACTTTTTATTAATTATTTTTATGATAGTAATTTATAATAATATCTGGTTATTGCCCTTTGTCGCAGGGATTACTTGTGCAATATATTTCCCTGAAATTGAAAAAAATAATTCTTTATATAAAGCTTTCAAGTTTGTCTTAGGAGGAATTGGATTATACCTTTTAGGTCATTATCAGTCATGTGGAGCTTATTTATATTTTAAAAATATAAATTATATTTATTCTAATACAGTTGGATCCTGTCTTCTAATATTTTCTCTTTATAACTTAAGATTGAGTGGATTCAAATCGAAAATCGCTGTTGTTCTAGGAAAGATATCATTCCCTCTTTATCTTATCCATGTATTAATTATCTGTTCATTTAGTAGTTCTTTATATATTTATATGATATCAAATAATTATCCTCATTACTTTATCTTAATAATTTTGTTTACTTTGTTAATAAGTGTGATTATATCTTATCCTCTTATATTAATTAATGATGTCTGGATTAAGTCATTGAATAAATTAATTATTAAATTAGTTAAGTAGAACTCTCAACCCACTTTCAGCACTTCTTGTTGAAGACGTGATCTATTTTAAGACCCGATGTCTTTTAAAAAGACATCGGGTCAGGGAACGCCGTAGATCGCTTTCACCTCCGGGGAGAAGAAGGAGATGATCTTTTTCTGCACCTCCTTCATCCAGATCGCCCCGGCGGGATCCCCTCGGGAGGGCATCCAGTTTATGCCCTCCATCAACTGGAAGATCCAGCGCATCGTGGGGCGACTGGTCGGCTTCTTCTTCTGATCCGGAACAGACCCCTTCAGGGTCTTGAGGGTTCGGCGCAGCTCCTCTTCGGCC
Encoded proteins:
- a CDS encoding acyltransferase family protein — encoded protein: MNDSISFRLISYWNHEPPFRLIPYWMRLYYDSSMWTMHNEFLGSFVVFGLALWILNFNSRKKELRVIILYFLLIIFMIVIYNNIWLLPFVAGITCAIYFPEIEKNNSLYKAFKFVLGGIGLYLLGHYQSCGAYLYFKNINYIYSNTVGSCLLIFSLYNLRLSGFKSKIAVVLGKISFPLYLIHVLIICSFSSSLYIYMISNNYPHYFILIILFTLLISVIISYPLILINDVWIKSLNKLIIKLVK